The following proteins are encoded in a genomic region of Actinomycetota bacterium:
- a CDS encoding NAD-dependent epimerase/dehydratase family protein, with amino-acid sequence MRALVTGGNGLIGANLVRTLIREGHEVRPLVRAGADLSSLDGVPVTPQVGDVLNTQSIRDAADGCDVVFHTAVPYVYGAEVDADLVEVAVTGTANVLSAAAASGSRRVVVTSSSVVFGYRMTPEVVDTSGGLTDGHDQPVYVAAKIHQDRAAVERGARLGIDVVLVCPTVCVGPHATRLGPSNAMIVQVLVDPVGVTYQGGGNVVAVQDVARGHLLAATHGRPGQRYLLGGENLTWEQVHNTVAELAGLPHRGVRLNHTLAYLAAGAEELRARLAGRPAVTSREQSSMVGRYYWYRHDQATQLGYTPRPARRALAEALAWLVASRHVSRETRTRLHLHADVFAARRALEAAERELVNA; translated from the coding sequence GTGAGAGCCCTAGTCACCGGCGGGAACGGTCTGATCGGCGCCAACCTGGTGCGCACACTGATCCGCGAAGGCCACGAGGTGCGTCCGCTCGTTCGGGCAGGCGCCGACCTGTCGTCGCTCGACGGTGTGCCGGTGACGCCGCAGGTCGGGGACGTGCTCAACACGCAGTCGATCCGTGACGCGGCCGACGGGTGCGATGTCGTGTTCCACACGGCCGTTCCGTACGTGTACGGAGCAGAAGTCGACGCAGACCTCGTCGAGGTCGCTGTGACCGGGACCGCGAACGTCCTGTCTGCTGCGGCCGCATCCGGTTCCAGGCGCGTGGTCGTGACGTCGTCATCGGTCGTGTTCGGCTACCGCATGACGCCCGAGGTCGTCGACACGTCCGGAGGACTGACCGACGGACACGATCAGCCTGTCTACGTGGCGGCCAAGATCCACCAAGACCGTGCCGCGGTGGAACGAGGCGCGCGCCTCGGGATCGACGTGGTGCTGGTGTGTCCGACCGTGTGCGTCGGTCCCCACGCGACGCGCCTGGGACCGAGCAACGCGATGATCGTTCAGGTCCTCGTCGACCCGGTGGGCGTCACCTATCAGGGCGGGGGCAACGTGGTCGCGGTCCAGGACGTGGCCCGAGGCCACCTGCTAGCGGCCACGCATGGACGACCCGGCCAGCGTTACCTGCTCGGCGGCGAGAACCTGACCTGGGAGCAGGTGCACAACACGGTGGCGGAGCTGGCGGGACTGCCGCATCGGGGCGTGCGGCTCAACCACACGCTCGCGTACCTGGCCGCCGGGGCGGAGGAATTGCGCGCACGGCTGGCGGGGCGCCCGGCCGTCACGAGCCGCGAGCAGTCGTCCATGGTCGGCCGCTACTACTGGTACCGCCACGACCAGGCGACTCAGCTGGGCTACACCCCGCGTCCCGCCCGCCGCGCTTTGGCCGAGGCGCTCGCGTGGCTGGTCGCGAGCCGGCACGTATCGCGCGAGACGCGCACCAGGCTGCACCTGCACGCCGATGTGTTCGCGGCTCGGCGTGCACTGGAGGCGGCCGAACGGGAGCTGGTCAACGCGTGA
- a CDS encoding DUF362 domain-containing protein, with protein sequence MSGAAAAIVDEPGLAPGTRVATALDRIGAMAFCTRAATRANVPLEQARVVILPELSSFVLDAPTSTDPALVEHLIDLFHDAGFVDVTVVGSSDSSALWAGNRGVLALADLLGYGFTTPCGRDYDIIDLSEDLVEGGFERGEVLYGSRLSRKWLEADVRVVFAKNRSDEADGYALCLDTLLGALPQVDEDYHYRMARDPGDVVAELLRSTPVHLALIDAIISCHGSGGARAPKAFRAERVIAASDVWVADHVGALAMGIDPATSRLARRSPPTARSLQGVALHGDPRPRDGWRSPHPLIIDATRRRDASPTWARLVRPWLQVLDPELFPLRSPLDARMNANLAPLFADVDEDPVAFAALLFVDHTLANMHLALDMYRTMYSKDDVRRAIVPLDLDLERFDATDYETIVPELEAVARLAAGAPRRAEGLRWRKIDEAIVFEYARVVPIGLDRFVADVDVARTIQYMNDYVGGVIVPVSHDKHGRVVRQAERNVYLPQPNYVSLAQGQPIDVIKLEHASYTDDVHRMCWKTISSPNGSAVHDDGIVTFARVDGGTRVTIAGRQQFVLPPLWRTVDLRLVPELEEHLVTDAYRIFFDRTLANLEALTEGRNISIGRAWTDPESPDDTEPLPSNAVERAIEEGLAWVARLRAAAGSAEVAPGGGRGLPGGRSRPRNVDEDGFVHVGPRPARPAEPSRDERDTVLADLMDLWSGLVNAAARDGFELVDRLQP encoded by the coding sequence GTGAGCGGTGCGGCCGCCGCAATCGTCGACGAGCCGGGGCTCGCACCGGGGACGCGGGTGGCCACGGCGCTGGACCGGATCGGTGCGATGGCGTTCTGCACACGCGCCGCCACACGCGCCAACGTGCCGCTCGAGCAGGCTAGGGTGGTGATCCTGCCTGAGCTCTCCAGCTTCGTCCTCGACGCGCCGACCTCCACCGACCCGGCGCTCGTCGAACACCTGATCGATCTTTTCCACGACGCAGGTTTCGTGGACGTGACGGTCGTGGGCTCTTCGGACAGCTCCGCGCTGTGGGCAGGGAACCGTGGCGTGCTCGCCCTCGCCGACCTGCTGGGGTACGGGTTCACCACCCCGTGCGGCCGCGATTACGACATCATCGACCTGAGTGAGGATCTCGTCGAGGGTGGCTTCGAACGGGGCGAGGTGCTGTACGGATCCAGGCTCTCACGCAAATGGCTCGAGGCGGACGTGCGGGTTGTCTTCGCGAAGAACCGCAGCGACGAGGCGGACGGCTACGCCTTGTGCCTGGACACGCTGCTTGGAGCGCTGCCCCAGGTCGACGAGGATTACCACTACCGGATGGCGCGCGACCCGGGCGACGTCGTCGCCGAACTCTTGCGGTCCACGCCCGTGCACCTGGCCCTTATCGACGCAATCATCAGCTGTCACGGCAGCGGCGGCGCGCGGGCACCAAAAGCGTTCCGCGCAGAGCGGGTCATCGCGGCGAGCGACGTGTGGGTGGCCGACCACGTCGGCGCTCTAGCCATGGGCATCGACCCGGCGACATCCCGGCTCGCTCGACGTTCTCCGCCGACGGCGAGGAGCTTGCAGGGCGTGGCTTTGCATGGCGACCCGCGACCCCGCGACGGCTGGCGGTCCCCGCACCCGCTCATCATCGACGCCACCAGGCGGCGCGACGCCTCACCCACCTGGGCCCGGCTCGTACGTCCGTGGCTGCAGGTGCTGGACCCGGAGCTGTTCCCGCTGCGCTCGCCGCTGGACGCGCGCATGAACGCCAATCTGGCTCCGCTGTTTGCGGACGTGGACGAGGACCCGGTCGCCTTTGCGGCTCTACTGTTCGTCGATCACACGCTCGCGAACATGCACCTCGCACTCGACATGTACCGGACCATGTACTCCAAGGACGACGTCCGCCGGGCGATCGTACCTCTTGACCTTGATTTGGAGCGGTTCGACGCCACCGACTACGAAACGATCGTTCCTGAGCTGGAGGCGGTAGCGCGTCTGGCCGCCGGTGCGCCGCGCCGGGCCGAGGGTCTGCGTTGGCGGAAGATCGACGAGGCGATCGTGTTCGAGTACGCCCGCGTCGTTCCGATCGGTCTCGACCGGTTCGTCGCCGACGTCGACGTGGCCCGCACGATCCAGTACATGAACGACTACGTAGGTGGCGTGATCGTCCCGGTCTCTCATGACAAGCACGGGCGCGTGGTGCGCCAAGCCGAACGCAACGTGTACCTCCCGCAACCTAACTACGTGAGCCTCGCCCAGGGCCAGCCGATCGACGTGATCAAGCTCGAGCACGCCAGCTACACAGACGACGTCCATCGCATGTGCTGGAAGACCATCTCAAGCCCCAACGGGTCCGCAGTGCACGACGACGGCATCGTCACGTTCGCACGCGTGGATGGCGGCACCCGGGTTACCATCGCCGGGCGCCAGCAGTTCGTACTCCCGCCGCTGTGGCGGACGGTCGATCTGCGGCTCGTCCCAGAGCTGGAAGAGCACCTTGTCACCGACGCGTACCGGATCTTCTTCGATCGCACCCTGGCGAACCTCGAAGCGCTGACGGAGGGCCGCAACATCAGCATCGGCCGGGCGTGGACGGATCCGGAGAGCCCGGACGACACCGAGCCGCTTCCAAGCAACGCGGTCGAGCGCGCCATCGAGGAGGGTCTGGCATGGGTCGCCCGGCTGCGTGCGGCCGCAGGGTCCGCCGAGGTCGCGCCGGGTGGCGGGCGCGGTCTGCCGGGCGGGCGGTCCCGTCCCCGGAACGTCGACGAGGACGGGTTCGTCCACGTCGGTCCGCGGCCGGCTCGTCCAGCCGAACCGTCCAGGGACGAGCGCGACACGGTCCTGGCCGACCTGATGGACCTGTGGTCCGGACTCGTCAACGCGGCCGCCCGCGACGGGTTCGAGCTGGTCGACCGGCTGCAGCCGTGA